A genomic stretch from Spongiibacter nanhainus includes:
- the rpmB gene encoding 50S ribosomal protein L28 has product MSRVCQVTGKRPVTGNNVSHAKNRTRRRFLPNLHSHRFWVESEKRFVSLRVSSKGMRIIDKKGIDAVLADLRARGEKY; this is encoded by the coding sequence ATGTCCAGAGTATGTCAGGTTACCGGTAAGCGCCCGGTAACGGGAAACAACGTCTCCCACGCGAAAAACCGCACCCGTCGCCGGTTTTTGCCGAACCTTCACAGCCACCGCTTCTGGGTGGAATCGGAAAAGCGCTTTGTGAGCCTGCGCGTGTCCAGTAAAGGTATGCGTATCATCGACAAGAAGGGCATTGACGCCGTATTGGCGGATCTGCGTGCCCGCGGCGAGAAATACTAA
- the pyrE gene encoding orotate phosphoribosyltransferase: MKSYQRQFIDQAIASEALSFGEFTLKSGRVSPYFFNAGRFSRGRSLAVLARCYADAIVDAGVDFDVLFGPAYKGIPLAAAVACALAEHHDRDVPFVYNRKEAKDHGEGGVLVGGPLVGRALIIDDVITAGTAIREAIGIIRREGADVAGVAIGLDRQERGQGQHSAIQELEREQGLSVTSIVTLGDILSYLNEERSDGELVSKIAAYRQQYGVV, encoded by the coding sequence ATTAAGAGTTATCAGCGTCAGTTTATCGACCAAGCTATAGCCAGTGAAGCCCTTAGCTTTGGGGAATTTACCCTTAAATCGGGCCGGGTCAGTCCCTATTTCTTTAATGCGGGTCGCTTTAGTCGCGGGCGCTCGCTGGCGGTGCTGGCGCGCTGCTACGCCGATGCTATTGTCGATGCCGGGGTAGACTTCGATGTGCTGTTCGGCCCGGCCTATAAAGGCATCCCCCTGGCAGCGGCGGTAGCCTGCGCCCTGGCCGAGCACCACGACCGGGATGTGCCCTTTGTCTATAATCGCAAAGAGGCCAAAGACCACGGCGAAGGCGGGGTGTTGGTAGGTGGCCCCCTTGTGGGACGGGCGCTGATTATCGACGATGTGATTACGGCGGGAACCGCGATTCGGGAGGCCATCGGGATAATTCGTCGAGAGGGGGCTGACGTGGCCGGTGTTGCCATCGGCCTGGATCGACAGGAGCGCGGCCAGGGCCAGCATTCTGCTATACAGGAGCTGGAGCGGGAGCAAGGTTTGTCGGTAACCAGCATTGTGACGCTGGGTGATATTTTGTCCTATCTCAATGAAGAGCGATCCGATGGGGAACTGGTGAGCAAAATTGCTGCCTACCGACAGCAGTACGGCGTAGTGTAG
- the slmA gene encoding nucleoid occlusion factor SlmA, which produces MNNRPSRRDDILQALATMLEQDPATPITTARLAAAVGVSEAALYRHFPSKAKMFEGLIEFVEDAVFSRVAVITGEERGALEQVGMILQLLLTFMERNPGISRIFNGDALAGEHQRLRDRVTQFYDRLETQVKQILREAELREGLRTQLIVSSCANLLMACAEGRIGQFVRSDFQRRPTEHWDDQWQWLAGQLFRPQ; this is translated from the coding sequence ATGAACAACCGCCCCTCACGACGCGACGATATCCTCCAGGCCCTGGCCACTATGCTGGAGCAAGATCCGGCCACCCCCATTACCACCGCCCGCTTGGCTGCGGCGGTAGGCGTCTCCGAGGCAGCGCTGTACCGGCACTTTCCCAGCAAGGCCAAGATGTTCGAGGGCTTGATCGAATTTGTTGAGGACGCCGTGTTCAGTCGCGTCGCCGTTATTACCGGCGAAGAACGGGGAGCATTGGAGCAGGTGGGGATGATTTTACAGCTGCTGCTAACCTTTATGGAGCGCAACCCCGGCATCAGCCGTATTTTTAACGGTGACGCCCTTGCCGGCGAGCACCAGCGACTTCGGGACCGGGTCACTCAGTTTTACGACCGCCTGGAAACCCAGGTAAAGCAGATACTTCGAGAAGCCGAGCTACGGGAAGGGCTGCGCACCCAGCTTATCGTGTCCAGCTGCGCCAATCTGTTGATGGCCTGTGCCGAGGGCCGCATCGGTCAGTTTGTGCGCAGTGACTTTCAACGCCGCCCCACCGAGCATTGGGACGATCAGTGGCAATGGTTGGCGGGGCAGTTATTTCGGCCGCAGTAA
- the argE gene encoding acetylornithine deacetylase has protein sequence MTLPPPLQMISQLVAIPSISATSPRWDMGNRKVVELLAQWLEEIGFQARVMPLANPDKANLVATYGHGEGGLVLAGHTDTVPYDDSRWHSDPFTLDERDQRLYGLGTADMKGFFALAIEAIKPLMEESFKAPLIILATADEESSMDGARALVENDVKGARYAVIGEPTGLTPIRAHKGIMMENISITGRSGHSSNPALGNNALEAMHEVLSELLKLRAEYQARYHHPGFDVPAPTLNLGCLHGGDNPNRICGQADLHFDIRPIPGMELDAIRAELKRRLQPIAEQRGVDIALHPLMPGIAPFEEGAQSELVQTVEALTGRISETVGFATEASFLQKLGLQTLVMGPGSIDQAHQPDEFIALDQLTPSIELLRRLVAKFCLDS, from the coding sequence ATGACTCTCCCACCCCCTCTGCAGATGATCAGCCAATTGGTGGCGATCCCCTCTATCAGCGCCACTAGTCCGCGCTGGGATATGGGTAACCGCAAGGTTGTGGAGCTACTGGCACAGTGGCTGGAGGAGATCGGCTTTCAAGCCCGCGTCATGCCGCTGGCAAACCCCGATAAGGCCAATCTGGTGGCCACCTACGGCCACGGCGAAGGCGGCTTGGTGTTGGCCGGGCACACCGACACCGTACCCTACGACGACAGCCGCTGGCACAGTGACCCTTTTACCCTGGATGAGCGTGACCAACGTCTTTATGGATTGGGCACTGCAGATATGAAAGGCTTCTTCGCCCTGGCTATTGAGGCCATCAAACCCTTAATGGAAGAGTCCTTCAAGGCACCGCTAATTATCTTGGCCACCGCCGACGAAGAAAGCAGCATGGACGGCGCCCGCGCCCTGGTGGAGAACGACGTCAAAGGCGCCCGCTATGCGGTAATCGGCGAACCGACAGGGCTGACCCCCATCCGCGCCCACAAGGGCATCATGATGGAGAACATCAGCATTACCGGTCGCTCGGGCCACTCTTCAAACCCGGCGCTGGGCAACAATGCCCTGGAAGCGATGCACGAGGTACTGAGCGAACTCCTCAAACTGAGGGCAGAGTACCAAGCCCGCTACCACCACCCCGGCTTTGATGTACCTGCACCCACTCTCAACCTGGGCTGTCTGCACGGCGGCGACAACCCCAATCGCATTTGCGGCCAGGCCGACCTGCACTTTGATATTCGCCCCATTCCAGGCATGGAATTGGACGCGATTCGCGCTGAGCTAAAGCGGCGCTTACAGCCGATAGCGGAGCAGCGCGGTGTCGATATTGCCCTGCACCCGCTGATGCCCGGCATCGCTCCCTTCGAGGAAGGCGCCCAATCGGAATTGGTACAGACCGTCGAGGCACTGACAGGCAGAATCTCAGAGACGGTAGGCTTCGCCACCGAAGCCTCGTTTCTTCAGAAGCTGGGCCTACAGACCTTGGTGATGGGCCCCGGTTCGATTGACCAGGCCCACCAGCCGGACGAGTTCATTGCACTGGATCAGCTTACGCCCAGCATCGAGCTGCTGCGCAGGCTGGTGGCCAAATTCTGCCTGGACAGCTAG
- a CDS encoding inorganic phosphate transporter, with the protein MSIIAEHGQLLLILACLFGFFMAWGVGANDVANAMGTSVGSKALTIKQAILVAMIFEFCGAYLAGGEVTDTIRKGIIDPSYLADTPELLVYGMLSALLAAGIWLFIASLMGWPVSTTHSIVGALVGFTAAGISVDAVAWGKVGQIVASWVVSPVLAGTMSALLFISAQRLILEKDDPFAAAKRYIPGYLFLVGFMISMVTMTKGLKHVGLGFTFGQSLLISAVVAAIIMAIGIGFLRRIKPRAQPEGTLHIDKYRDVERVFAVLMVFTACAMAFAHGSNDVANAIGPVAAVVSVVGSGGEIAAKAGLPWWVLLLGAGGIVFGLATYGFKVIATIGTKITELTPSRGFAAEMGAASTVVLASATGLPISTTHTLVGAVLGVGLARGIAALNLRVIGNIFLSWVVTLPAGAILSIIFFFIFKSAFG; encoded by the coding sequence ATGTCCATCATTGCTGAACACGGCCAGCTATTGCTGATACTGGCCTGTTTATTCGGCTTCTTTATGGCCTGGGGGGTAGGTGCCAACGACGTCGCCAACGCCATGGGCACCTCGGTCGGCTCTAAAGCCCTGACCATCAAACAGGCCATTTTGGTGGCCATGATCTTCGAATTTTGCGGCGCCTACCTGGCAGGTGGCGAGGTCACCGATACCATCCGCAAAGGAATTATCGACCCCAGCTACCTCGCCGATACTCCCGAACTGCTGGTCTACGGCATGCTCTCGGCACTGCTGGCCGCCGGTATCTGGCTGTTTATCGCCAGCCTGATGGGCTGGCCGGTCTCCACCACCCACTCCATCGTCGGCGCCCTGGTGGGCTTTACCGCCGCCGGCATCAGTGTTGATGCGGTAGCCTGGGGCAAGGTGGGCCAGATCGTTGCCAGTTGGGTGGTGTCGCCGGTACTGGCTGGCACCATGTCGGCACTGCTGTTTATCAGCGCCCAGCGCTTAATCCTGGAAAAAGACGACCCCTTCGCCGCGGCCAAACGTTACATTCCCGGCTACCTGTTCTTGGTCGGTTTCATGATTTCCATGGTCACTATGACCAAGGGCCTGAAACACGTCGGGCTGGGCTTCACTTTTGGCCAGAGCCTGCTGATATCGGCGGTGGTTGCCGCCATTATCATGGCTATTGGTATCGGCTTTCTGCGCCGCATTAAACCTCGCGCGCAACCTGAAGGCACACTTCACATCGACAAGTATCGCGACGTGGAGCGCGTCTTTGCGGTACTGATGGTCTTTACCGCCTGCGCCATGGCCTTCGCCCACGGCTCCAACGACGTGGCCAACGCCATTGGTCCGGTAGCCGCCGTGGTTAGCGTGGTGGGCTCTGGTGGTGAGATCGCCGCCAAAGCCGGCCTGCCCTGGTGGGTGCTGCTACTGGGTGCCGGCGGTATTGTGTTTGGCCTGGCGACTTACGGCTTCAAGGTTATCGCCACCATCGGCACCAAAATCACCGAACTGACCCCCAGCCGGGGCTTTGCCGCCGAGATGGGTGCTGCCAGCACCGTGGTACTTGCCTCCGCTACCGGTCTGCCCATCTCCACCACCCACACGCTGGTGGGTGCGGTATTGGGCGTGGGCCTGGCCCGGGGTATTGCCGCTCTCAATTTGCGGGTCATTGGCAACATATTCCTGTCCTGGGTAGTTACCCTTCCCGCCGGGGCCATTCTGTCCATCATCTTCTTCTTTATTTTCAAATCTGCATTCGGCTAG
- the rpmG gene encoding 50S ribosomal protein L33, which produces MAKKGATDKIRLVSSAGTGHFYTTQKNKRNTPDKFEFKKYDPVVRKHVIYKEAKIK; this is translated from the coding sequence ATGGCTAAGAAAGGTGCAACCGACAAGATTCGCCTGGTATCCAGTGCTGGTACCGGTCATTTCTACACGACTCAAAAGAACAAGCGCAACACTCCGGACAAGTTTGAGTTTAAAAAATACGATCCGGTGGTTCGCAAGCATGTGATCTACAAGGAAGCCAAGATCAAGTAA
- a CDS encoding TIGR00153 family protein, producing the protein MNPLSNLFGKSPFVPLQEHMEVVQDCASHLVPFFDAVLEGNWEKAKQEQAEIVALENKADDIKKKLRLHLPKNLFMPVPRNDVLELLRSQDQIANLSRDIVGIMVGREMAIPEPLEEMMRTSVALAVAATLQALKGIEELDELLESGFRGPEVDFVERLIEQLDTLEHDTDDHKIKVRTTLFKIEKDYNPVDVMFLYQIIDWVSDIADKAQRVGSRLQILIAR; encoded by the coding sequence ATGAATCCACTTAGCAATCTGTTCGGCAAGTCCCCTTTCGTTCCTTTGCAGGAACATATGGAAGTGGTGCAAGACTGTGCCAGCCACCTGGTACCGTTTTTTGACGCGGTGCTGGAAGGCAATTGGGAAAAAGCGAAACAAGAACAAGCCGAGATCGTCGCACTGGAAAACAAAGCTGACGACATCAAAAAGAAACTCCGCCTTCACCTACCCAAAAACCTGTTTATGCCGGTGCCTCGCAACGATGTGCTGGAGTTGCTGCGCAGCCAGGACCAAATCGCCAACCTCTCAAGAGACATTGTCGGCATTATGGTAGGCCGGGAAATGGCAATCCCTGAACCGCTTGAAGAAATGATGCGCACCAGCGTCGCCCTGGCCGTGGCCGCCACACTGCAAGCGCTGAAAGGCATCGAAGAACTTGACGAGCTGCTGGAAAGCGGCTTCCGGGGCCCGGAAGTGGACTTCGTCGAGCGCCTGATCGAACAGCTGGATACCTTGGAGCACGACACCGACGATCACAAAATCAAGGTTCGCACCACGTTGTTCAAAATAGAAAAAGACTACAACCCGGTAGACGTGATGTTCCTGTACCAGATCATCGATTGGGTCAGCGATATCGCCGATAAGGCTCAGCGCGTCGGCTCACGGCTGCAAATCCTGATCGCCCGCTGA
- the argB gene encoding acetylglutamate kinase codes for MSLSRDAAGNVARVLTEALPYIQRFTGKTIVVKFGGNAMVDDELKAHFARDIVLMKLVGMNPIVVHGGGPQIGELLKRLQIESRFVDGMRVTDSATMDVVEMVLGGTVNKEIVSLLNANGGKAIGLTGKDGQLIRAKKLKVTQKTPEMASPEIIDIGHVGEVESISTDVLNMLVNSDFIPIIAPIGVGPDGASYNINADLVAGKVAEVLQAEKLMLLTNIEGLMDKNGKVLTGLSTQQVDNLIADGTIYGGMLPKIGCALDAVKSGVTSAHIIDGRVPHAVLLEIFTDTGVGTLITNHSLTAAGA; via the coding sequence ATGTCACTGAGCCGCGATGCGGCGGGCAATGTCGCCCGCGTTCTCACCGAGGCCCTGCCCTATATCCAACGCTTCACAGGCAAGACCATCGTCGTCAAATTTGGCGGCAACGCCATGGTGGACGATGAACTGAAAGCCCACTTTGCCAGGGATATAGTGTTGATGAAGCTGGTGGGCATGAACCCCATCGTGGTCCACGGTGGCGGCCCACAAATTGGCGAGCTACTTAAGCGGCTGCAGATTGAGTCCCGCTTTGTCGACGGCATGCGGGTCACCGACAGCGCCACCATGGACGTGGTAGAAATGGTACTGGGCGGCACCGTCAACAAGGAAATTGTGTCGCTGCTCAATGCCAACGGCGGCAAAGCCATTGGCCTTACCGGCAAAGACGGCCAGCTGATTCGCGCCAAAAAACTCAAGGTGACCCAGAAAACCCCGGAGATGGCATCGCCGGAAATTATCGATATTGGCCACGTGGGCGAAGTGGAAAGCATTAGCACTGACGTACTCAACATGTTGGTCAACAGCGATTTCATCCCCATCATCGCACCGATCGGTGTCGGCCCCGACGGCGCCTCCTACAATATCAATGCCGACTTGGTAGCGGGCAAAGTGGCCGAAGTACTGCAAGCAGAGAAGCTCATGCTGCTCACCAATATCGAAGGCCTGATGGACAAGAACGGCAAAGTGCTTACCGGCTTGAGCACCCAACAGGTAGATAATCTGATTGCCGACGGCACCATCTACGGCGGTATGCTGCCCAAAATCGGCTGTGCACTGGACGCTGTAAAAAGTGGCGTCACCAGCGCTCATATTATCGACGGTCGAGTCCCCCACGCGGTACTGTTGGAGATCTTTACCGATACCGGGGTGGGCACACTGATCACCAATCACAGCCTCACCGCCGCTGGCGCCTGA
- the radC gene encoding RadC family protein: MAIRDWPTDERPREKLLQRGAQALSDAELLAIFLRTGVQGKSAVDLSRELLADHGGLAALMGASLSRFCQSKGLGDAKYAQLQAVMEMSRRYLGDVLQRDQVFSSAASTRRYLQAQLRGEPREVFAALYLDNRHRLIRYEPMFFGTIDSAAVYPREIARRALELNSAALIVAHNHPSGVAEPSDADVRITRRISDALALLDIRLLDHCVVAGAEVVSLAERGQL; encoded by the coding sequence ATGGCAATACGGGATTGGCCGACCGACGAGCGGCCCAGAGAAAAGTTGTTACAGCGGGGCGCCCAGGCGCTGAGTGATGCCGAGTTGCTGGCGATATTTTTGCGAACCGGCGTGCAGGGTAAGTCCGCCGTGGATTTGTCCCGGGAGCTGTTGGCCGATCACGGGGGCTTGGCGGCACTGATGGGAGCCAGCCTCAGCCGTTTTTGCCAGTCCAAGGGCCTGGGCGATGCCAAATACGCCCAATTACAGGCGGTCATGGAAATGTCCCGGCGCTATTTGGGTGATGTATTGCAGCGAGACCAGGTGTTCAGCAGTGCTGCCTCTACTCGGCGTTATTTGCAGGCCCAGCTGCGGGGTGAACCCCGGGAGGTGTTCGCTGCGCTCTATCTGGATAACCGCCATCGGCTGATTCGCTACGAGCCGATGTTTTTCGGCACTATCGACAGCGCGGCGGTGTATCCTCGAGAAATTGCCCGGCGGGCCCTGGAGCTCAACAGCGCGGCATTGATAGTGGCCCACAATCATCCCTCCGGTGTCGCTGAGCCCAGTGATGCCGATGTCCGCATCACCCGGCGGATCAGCGATGCCCTGGCGCTGTTGGATATCCGCTTGCTGGACCACTGCGTGGTGGCGGGAGCTGAGGTGGTGTCGCTGGCGGAGAGGGGCCAGCTCTAG
- the coaBC gene encoding bifunctional phosphopantothenoylcysteine decarboxylase/phosphopantothenate--cysteine ligase CoaBC, whose amino-acid sequence MKQLSNRHILLGITGGIAAYKSAELVRRLQDRGAEVKVVMTAAAMEFITPLTLQALSGNPVHTTLLDPEAEAGMGHIELARWADVILVAPASADFIARLASGRGDDLLTTLCLATPAPIALAPAMNQGMWRDPATQANLDTLRQRGIALFGPAAGEQACGDIGPGRMLEVDEIAELTADLFPNRALDGIKLRITAGPTREAIDPVRYISNHSSGKMGFALAAAAADAGAQVTLISGPVNLATPERVSRIDVSSAQDMYDASLADLQDCDIFIACAAVADYRPSEAVTQKIKKSADTLTLTLVRNPDIVSSVANSPQRPFTVGFAAETQDVLHYARDKLQRKKLDMIIANDVANTDIGFNSDDNRVVALWNGGEHAFDTMSKAQLSRRLIALIAEHFRTERD is encoded by the coding sequence ATGAAACAGCTCAGCAATCGACACATCCTGCTCGGTATCACTGGCGGCATCGCCGCCTATAAGAGCGCCGAGCTGGTGCGGCGCCTACAGGACCGCGGCGCCGAAGTAAAAGTGGTGATGACCGCCGCGGCGATGGAATTTATCACGCCACTGACCTTACAGGCACTTTCGGGCAACCCGGTGCACACGACCCTCCTGGATCCCGAGGCCGAAGCCGGCATGGGACATATCGAGCTGGCGCGCTGGGCAGACGTGATCTTGGTGGCGCCTGCCAGCGCCGATTTTATTGCCCGACTGGCCTCCGGTCGGGGCGACGACCTACTCACCACCCTGTGCCTGGCCACGCCTGCCCCTATCGCTCTGGCACCGGCGATGAACCAAGGTATGTGGCGGGACCCGGCAACCCAGGCCAATCTCGACACCCTGCGCCAGCGGGGCATCGCCCTGTTCGGGCCGGCTGCGGGCGAGCAGGCCTGTGGCGATATCGGCCCCGGTCGCATGCTGGAAGTGGATGAGATCGCCGAGCTGACTGCCGACCTGTTCCCTAACCGGGCTCTGGACGGTATCAAGCTGCGCATTACGGCCGGGCCCACCCGGGAGGCGATCGACCCGGTCCGCTATATCAGCAACCACAGCTCCGGCAAGATGGGGTTCGCGCTAGCCGCCGCCGCTGCCGATGCCGGCGCCCAAGTGACACTGATCAGCGGCCCGGTCAATCTCGCCACCCCCGAGCGGGTTAGCCGCATCGACGTCAGCAGTGCCCAGGATATGTACGATGCCAGCCTGGCGGACCTGCAAGACTGCGATATTTTTATCGCCTGCGCGGCGGTGGCGGACTACCGCCCCAGCGAAGCCGTTACCCAAAAAATCAAAAAAAGTGCCGACACCCTGACACTCACCCTGGTCCGCAACCCCGACATCGTCTCAAGCGTCGCCAACAGCCCACAGCGCCCCTTTACCGTTGGCTTTGCGGCGGAGACACAAGACGTCCTTCACTACGCTCGGGATAAGCTGCAGCGCAAAAAGCTCGATATGATTATCGCCAACGACGTCGCCAACACCGACATTGGCTTTAATAGTGATGACAACCGCGTAGTGGCGCTGTGGAATGGCGGAGAACACGCTTTTGACACCATGAGCAAGGCCCAGTTGTCGCGGCGCTTGATCGCACTGATCGCCGAACACTTCCGGACCGAACGAGATTAG
- a CDS encoding phosphomannomutase/phosphoglucomutase → MKLLKSNNSTAQTTPPRRGKLAFGSEQRDIVISALFCLALIVAGFYWVQNIERPRALEQRIASVTSTVADHQRVLTQDILTQLRSRVSRQAQSPTLQKALAEQDTATIASIEQGLQRAFPEAVSSQILLVGPQGIADERSQTERLRNNIEIDMMAKTLASKSLIIEAYRYEEQWLVSMTEAASAQGVVFVTLPASYFAKMLRNIAGSSVQNALIQTYKSRKDMVVDAGRQAYTRYAQSRSLSVPGWTLKVYPQTPLVQSLQVDGTLLWLVCALCLALVSASHAIFFLRSYRRPSEVPASNNANEQKHDQPLSLAESLESKLAAQRRRAQESDDSPNPFVVNPSPPLPEVGDPAAKTPTATEDDAAAPAELAVSAFRAYDIRGLADRDLSDATCLAIGKAIGSELLERGQSKVLLGRDGRLSSPRIREQLVGGLLSTGIDIVDLGLVATPMLNFACRDLNIGNAVMITGSHSAPDYNGIKIVMDFSALSADDIQALRQRIQREDFAEGEGRLENDSIEQRYIDRIIGDVVVAETLKVVVDAGNGATANVAPPLFDELGCQVIPLFCEVDGRFPNRPPDPTVSDNLSALRAAVAEHEADIGLAFDGDGDRLAVVSGSGLCPGADELLLVLAEDMISRNPGCEILFDVKCSRVLPQQILELGGRPLMWKCGHSYMRRKMAETGALLGGEYSGHIYFNERWHGFDDGLYSAARLLECLSLKGLSLDDALAQHPQLPHTPELIVAVEDDRKFAIVDEFAKRHHFQDAKIDTTDGVRAEFRHGWGLIRASNTGPAITLRFEADSETALESMRQRFREVLGEIDPDLANSL, encoded by the coding sequence ATGAAATTGTTGAAATCCAATAACAGCACGGCACAAACGACCCCGCCCCGTCGCGGGAAATTAGCCTTTGGCTCGGAGCAACGAGACATTGTGATCTCGGCGCTGTTTTGCCTGGCTCTTATCGTGGCCGGATTTTATTGGGTGCAAAACATCGAGCGGCCCAGGGCCCTGGAACAACGCATTGCCAGCGTCACCAGTACCGTCGCCGATCACCAGCGCGTGCTGACCCAGGACATTCTCACCCAGCTGCGCAGCCGGGTCTCCCGGCAGGCACAGAGCCCGACATTGCAGAAGGCACTGGCCGAGCAAGACACAGCCACCATCGCCAGTATTGAGCAGGGCCTGCAACGGGCCTTTCCCGAGGCGGTTAGCAGTCAAATCCTGTTAGTGGGCCCCCAGGGTATTGCCGACGAACGCAGCCAAACCGAGCGGCTGCGCAACAATATCGAAATCGACATGATGGCCAAAACTCTGGCCAGCAAGTCACTGATTATTGAAGCCTATCGCTATGAGGAGCAGTGGCTGGTCTCGATGACCGAAGCAGCCTCCGCTCAGGGTGTGGTTTTTGTCACCCTGCCGGCCAGTTACTTTGCCAAAATGCTGCGCAATATAGCCGGCTCATCGGTACAAAATGCGCTGATTCAAACCTACAAATCCCGCAAAGATATGGTGGTCGATGCCGGCAGGCAGGCCTATACCCGCTACGCACAAAGCCGATCCCTGTCAGTCCCCGGCTGGACGTTAAAGGTTTACCCGCAAACGCCGCTGGTACAGAGCCTGCAAGTTGACGGTACGCTACTGTGGCTGGTCTGCGCACTGTGCCTGGCGCTGGTGAGCGCCAGCCACGCCATCTTTTTCCTGCGCAGTTACCGCCGGCCGTCTGAGGTCCCCGCCAGCAACAATGCCAATGAACAAAAACATGACCAGCCGCTGTCACTGGCGGAATCCCTGGAGAGCAAGTTGGCGGCGCAACGGCGGCGAGCACAGGAAAGCGACGATTCACCCAACCCCTTTGTCGTCAACCCCAGCCCCCCTCTGCCAGAAGTGGGGGACCCCGCAGCGAAAACACCAACAGCGACCGAAGACGATGCCGCCGCGCCTGCTGAATTGGCAGTGTCGGCCTTTCGGGCCTATGACATACGGGGCCTTGCCGACCGCGACCTGAGTGACGCCACCTGCCTGGCCATTGGCAAGGCGATTGGCAGCGAGCTGTTAGAGCGGGGTCAAAGCAAAGTACTGCTGGGTCGCGACGGCCGCCTCAGCAGCCCCAGAATCCGCGAGCAGCTGGTTGGCGGCCTGCTGTCTACCGGCATAGATATCGTCGACCTGGGTCTGGTCGCCACCCCCATGCTGAACTTCGCCTGCAGGGATCTCAATATCGGCAATGCGGTCATGATCACTGGCAGCCACAGCGCTCCTGACTACAACGGCATCAAAATTGTCATGGACTTCAGCGCCCTCAGTGCCGACGACATTCAGGCACTGCGCCAGCGTATTCAGCGCGAGGATTTTGCCGAAGGCGAGGGCCGGCTGGAAAATGACAGCATCGAGCAGCGCTATATTGATCGCATCATTGGCGACGTGGTGGTCGCCGAGACCCTCAAAGTGGTCGTCGATGCGGGCAACGGCGCCACCGCCAATGTCGCACCGCCGCTGTTTGACGAACTGGGTTGCCAGGTTATCCCGCTGTTTTGCGAGGTGGATGGGCGTTTTCCCAACCGCCCACCCGACCCGACAGTGAGCGACAACCTGTCGGCACTGCGCGCTGCGGTCGCCGAGCACGAAGCCGACATCGGTCTGGCCTTTGACGGTGACGGAGATCGCTTGGCCGTGGTGAGCGGCAGCGGCCTCTGCCCCGGCGCCGACGAATTGCTGCTGGTGCTGGCCGAGGATATGATCAGCCGCAACCCGGGCTGCGAAATTCTATTTGACGTAAAGTGCTCTCGGGTACTGCCCCAGCAAATCCTCGAGTTGGGCGGCCGGCCGTTGATGTGGAAATGCGGGCACTCTTACATGCGTCGCAAAATGGCCGAAACTGGGGCACTGTTAGGCGGCGAGTATTCCGGCCACATCTATTTTAACGAGCGCTGGCATGGCTTCGACGACGGCCTTTACAGCGCCGCACGCCTGCTGGAGTGCCTGAGCCTGAAGGGGCTATCTTTGGATGACGCCCTGGCCCAGCATCCGCAGCTACCCCACACCCCTGAGTTAATCGTGGCGGTAGAAGACGACCGCAAATTTGCGATCGTTGACGAATTTGCTAAGCGCCACCATTTTCAAGATGCCAAGATCGACACCACCGACGGCGTCCGAGCCGAATTCCGCCACGGCTGGGGCCTGATTCGCGCCTCTAACACCGGCCCGGCCATTACCCTGCGCTTTGAGGCCGACAGTGAAACGGCACTGGAAAGCATGCGCCAGCGCTTCCGGGAAGTGCTGGGCGAGATTGATCCGGACTTGGCAAATAGTCTTTAA